From Camelina sativa cultivar DH55 chromosome 5, Cs, whole genome shotgun sequence:
tcaaaataaaaaattctccGCGCTACTAGCGCGGGTGATTATctagtttgtatatatatatctaacacATATGCTATATGGCGTTAATTAGGCTTTAATGTTGAAAGGCATTGTGAGTCTTTTGCTTAGGGAAATGCACAATGGTGATAACACACATAATGCTCAAATAGGAATTGTTTAGATTGATCACTTAATTTTATTCGGTCTTGTTagggattatatatatgttcagaaAAGTTTAAAAATGTAGAATCCTTTTGAGTTGCATGTACATTTGAAACATATAATTGATGAACCCGAATTTACACATATATAGGCATTTAAATTTTGAAGGCAACCAACTGATCATTATATATCATCATGTTTAAGCGTTTTTAGGAGTGGATTTGGGTATATGGTGGTTTCTTTCAGCATATCACATGTTACTAATTATGaagtaaataataacaaattaattgtAAATTAAGCAATAATTGAGTTTTGAAGAGACATGTCAAGAAGATTTAGAGCTGGAAAAGGTCAAAATCCAAGCAAGTATCACAAGGATGTTGCGAGTAGGCAATAATAAAGACGTAACTCATTTGAACTCATTAAGgcaaaacacaatataacctTGATATAGAGGTGGTTTGGAAATTAGAGTACTAATTCGACAGTAGCAACTATTGCTGCCATGCATGTGACTGGTAAGACCTTCTCCACCGGCGAGAAACgttgatgtttgttttaaaaatagatttttattaaaaaatatttaatttttttctaataaattcatCAATAAATTAGTGACACCTATAACTTTTTATTTCAGGATCGTTTCTCCCATTGCTCAACAGAGAAAcatatccttttttttcctcttatcTCTTcatattttattggtttttttaataaaaacatctCATATAGGAACTTCCGTTGAAAATTTTCTGATCATATACAATacttatttttgacaaaaacttTCGACATAATATACAATACTTATTTGCAAAACTGAAGTAGTGACATTTTTGCAAATATTGAGTATATAGTGaggtaatttatataattaaacctAAAAAGAATCCATGAATTTCCAGAATATATTTATGTGAAACTAATCCTAAATTTACGTTATTCAcagttaaaaaagaaataagtaagggttatttttttattcttttataaaaagGTATCTACGTACGGAATCTTAATACTGGAAAGTAAACATTATAACGTGGTACGTATAACATGCATATCTTCATATGCACAGATCTTTATTAAggactgaaaaagaaaaaggaaaagctCCTAAAAATGAGAGATATATAAAgctttttggtaatttttaaaactttactATCTCTAGACAGACACGGAATTGTATGATTAAATTCGTCAGTCTGTAACACTCTTTTACTTTATGCACTATCCTATAAGATTGGTCCCGTAAAATTATTCATTATATACactttaaaaaagaaagcagTGAATGATAAAATCGTTTATAATTATGCTGGTTGGCTCTTCTCACGTACTCCTAGCTAGAActtagaaaccaaacccataTATAgccagaaagaagaagaaaacacatattcagcagaaaaataaatatataagaacaTACAAAAAGttagtattattttatgaaTATCCAAGTGAATAATACGAATTgatcaacaaacacaaactcGACAGACACTCACACAACTAACAAGTTCTCATAATCACACAATACGAATAATATATCTTTGTGCACCTGATTCTATATGCACCCAATGATCACTATAACAAACCCATTCTAATATACCTTATAGTTTTTCCATATGCATTGGACCGTTAACGAGATCCATGGATAATCCGACAGCAAAGTAACACTCACATAAGGTGCTGGTGATGATCGTTTGAAGAAGAACCAGGGAGACCCTGTCCAGTCCAATATTGATTGGATTGATTCTCCGGAGATGTCAAACCCGAAGCCGGCCGGCTTATATTACCCAAATGGTTGTCTTCCATTTTCACCGGAGCAGTTTGAGAAACCCTAGTAGCTCCATTAGAAGATAATCCCATATTGCCCTCGTTAGGGAAATTATATAATCCCATGGTTCGATCAAACAAAGCAAAGTGGTTTGCTGATCCAAGAGAAGTCATTATGTTATTCccgttgttgctgttgttgttgttgttgttacccaTGACCGGACCTGAAGTGTTGCCACCATGATAAAAATTACCTAAATCATTCAAGTAACCTGAGCTAGTGTTACCATTATTTCCATTAATGGGGGATAAGTTTAAACCGATACCACCGAGTTGAGTGAGGTTTTGTAGAGTGGGCAAAAATGGGAATTGGCTATTTGTTTGGTGCTGGACATTACTAGTAGTTGTAGGGCTTGTAACGTTGACCATAGATGTTGATGGTTTGTTCtgggaggaggaggatgaagacTTTGAATTTCCGGATTTACCCTTCTTGTTCCTCCGGCAGCCACCACCGACAGGTACGTTCCTCAAGGCACCACCACGTGTCCAGTAGCGGCGGCAAGCCTTGCAGAAGTGACGTGGCTGCGTGAGGTTGTAGTTGTTGAAGTAACAGAACTTAGTATTGGCTGAGTCGCATCTTGGGCACTTTAAGGCTCCCTCCGGCGGCTGAGAGTTCTTAGCTAGCCTTGCTCTCTCAGCCGCCTGGCCATTGAGACCTCCCGGATCAACGCTGGTGGCGGCTGTGGTATCAACATGGTGgtggttagggttagggttttgtgggAAGTGGTGAGAGAGTACTTGGTGGTGGCCACTAACTAAACTTCCATTTTCTTGTAGCTGAAGGTGATGAGGATGATTATTCGAATTCGTAGACtgtaaacatttaaaaaaaaaaaaaaaattagtcacTCAAATACAAGAAAGAAGAACCCATAAACTTCAAAATCGATATTTggttttctattaattttttttttgtatataaaactGTCTATTAATTTTGATCTTTTATCTTACAAGAAAGTATAGTATGTATTTGGTCTATATATAGGTGAGATTATAAAGCAAGAAATACCATGATATGTTTTGGAActttgaaaaaagaagagagtaaagATGAATGAACATGAGAATAGGAATATATCTTTTAGaaaaatgaatcaaaatcaTTAATATAAGAATCAAAACAATCAATGGAGAATTTAAGAGAGGtaaaaatcacacaaaaagaaagtaaagaaagagaggatTAGGTAATGGAAGATCAAAAGAACCTGTGGCCAATTAATTGGTGGATCTAAAAAGCTTGAGACGGATGAGAAAACCATTGTTCTTCTTCccttttatctctttgttcttctttctttaataaAGTTTGATGGATctttaaaactcaaaagaacaaaaatggtgggagaatcaaaataaaaacgaaagaaGGGAACCAAAGGCTAAAGAAGATGTGAGGGAGAGCACAGAACcaaaagggaaagagagaagagtagaGGTTtagagagaagatgatgatagagAATGAGCACAAAGATAAAGTAAGAACATAATGCTTTTCTAAACATGGGTCATGTTCTCatgctttatttctttttatatatatttcccaCTCTCATGcattgtttatttgtatatgcgtctatatatatatatatgtgtgtgtatatatgtatatatattattgattttgttatgattctctttttagggtttgagtgGAGTGACATTTCTTCGCCTATAAGGTTCTCTCTGTCgaattatatctatactataaatattatatatttgtgtatatatatattttacgtaTATTTTCCATATGATTTTACAAGGtctaatataaataattaaagacGTTCTAGAGAGTAGAGACAATCAAAAGACCTTGATTTGCTTCAAGcgatttatttataataaaagacTACAATCATATCAGTTTTATCTTTACCACGAAGTAAAATAAGTTAGAGAAATGTTCAGATAAACTGGTTTAGTGATATGAGGGACTTGCGAAAAGTGGTACaatcaaacaatttttaattacatttttttcacAATATGCAAATCATCTTTTTGGTCTATCCAGTCATTAGATCTATAGTCTAGTCCTTTATGTATTtcagaattttaaaatgttGGGAGTCTGGTTATTCTGAATTTGTCAATGCTGCATAACTAGTATTGCTTTTATATCAATATTATTCgtacttaaaatattattcgtacttatctttttggttgcacttaatatatatatttgtatcagtcagaatttaaatttacaaaattatacaaaactaataattattcagttagcagaaaaaaaacaattttataagcctttataacaaaataaaattaaagaaaagtcTTATTATTGTTACTAGATTTTCAGGTTATTATTTACTATGACTGTATACTTTAGTTTGATGTTGTAGCAAATTACATATTCGTGCCCCCAATAAATACCTCTTTTCTAGACCAACCCACGGCAGGGATAGACCATTGTTAACTTAAACTATTAACGTTTGGTTAATGTTTCATAATTATCATTTTAAGTTGTTTTGCTATCGCAAATAGTGCACTTAATCAACTATGCTGTCTATGCATATAATTAAATGTGTGTGTAAATATAAGTGTACGGTGATGGTaagtatatattaacttttctaATTAATAGGGTTCATTATCATATAGATTCGTAATCATGAAAGCTTAATTAGGGTATCTTTGTGGGTCAAGACTCAAGACTAGCCTTGTCCCTGATCTGTCGTTTTCGTCTTCCTTCACTAATTAGATATCAATCTATTACATGCTTGTATTTTCCATGGCCATGGTGTAAtattgaatcaatttttttaatatattaattatttatgtcaTTCGAAAGTATTCAGGCTTGTAATCTTGCAATATAACAAATGAATTAAGTTGACAAGCCACAGTAAAACCACCATTGAATGGTTAGCATCAAATCTAtccttttaatcttttttttttaatcatttgaacaaaaaaattagactCGAATGTGATTACTTTGGTTGATCAACTTAATTAATCGACAAAATCTCTATTTGTTCAAcctttacaaatatatatatatatatatcgataaaagaaaaatgtatgaaGAGAAAGTTCATTGgcaaaataattatgaaaattcaaatttacaaatacccataaattttatttatttattattattgttattattttgataaaaaggtGTATGCAACTGCTAAACGGAAGTAAAATAGAAACTGTTCTACGTCACCATTCAAAATCTACGATAGTAATCTTGTTCCttatgaatattaatatttcaataatatataataacatttattttaacaagAGAATGACTGAATCTTAATATGAAGATATTAACTTTACTCGGTATCAAACGAAcagaaataaaggaaaaaagcaTGAAAAAGATGAAACCTGTCATTTACAACTTCTAATTTATgtcccaactttttttttatctataaagaaaaagaaaaacaaaagagatctttcaatttttatcaaaaaaaaaaaaaagagatctttCAATTTGTCTCTACatttttatcttctctttttctttttccctagCGAGTTTCTTCTCGTATCTTTAATAATCAGTCGTTTCGTATATAAATGCTAAACATCTTTTTCAGAAAGAGATTGCCTAAAATGGCGTATATGTTGCATTATTaccctaaaaacaaatcatctttAACGTTACGTTGATGCATGAGATCATCACCAAACTTTTCAATCATAATCCCACTCATCTCTCTTCTATATATGCTCTTATCCTTCTCcgttttgttgttttcatctCTATCTTTTCCCCCTTCATTTTCAAATCGgattaatccatatatattattcttaaaatttcttTCGactaaaagatttatttttatataataaactagAATTgttacatttcaaaaaaaattatgatacaaTTTCTTTTGATCTAGCTAGCTAGGGAAGCAAATGAGGAAATCAATGCTTCAATCATGAACGTAAACTAATTTATTGCTTTAGGAGCTTATTTTTCGTCCAAACATTCTCTAGAGCAATAGTGTAAGTCTCGATAACGAATCCAATATGACTACGTTTCAATTTCATACATCGCTTTCCGTTGGAATGTTAAAGATTTGGCATAATTAATCATTTGCTTCATCTGCCGAACAAATTTACATAACTTCCTTTTGAAGAACTCATTATGTGGTTATAATTTGTACCACTCATAACTTTGTATGAATTTACGTAATTACTTGTGCATCCACTCAATGAAAGCCTGAGGTAAAGCAACCAAGTTAAAagattatgatatatattattaggaTTGGTAAACGAAAGTAAATGATCATGAAAACGTCCGTGCATACAATTAGACTACTATTTAGATAATTAACTTTTACTTAGCAACGAATTATTACCCATGTTATGCTTACGTGTTGATCGAAAAGTGGGTTTAGCATTGAAAGTTCTATGTGTCGGCGTCGTTATGTTATATGACAaattaggaaataaaatatttattcaaacatAGAAAGATTAATAACAACATAGATTTTGTTCAACATATTATTCACAAAATAactagaaatttaaaatactcagttgattaaaaattgaaagaaaacaaCTTTAAAGGTTTTTTCTTACAGTTATTTGGTGCACGCGCAGTCGATGATTGTGAAATATAGTTACAGTTATACTTTATTCAAGtatgctacttttttttttttttgataactatgtgaattttcattaacTTGAAGTTGCAGAAAGATTACAAAAGCCTTGATACATATCCCATcccttgcccaaaaaaaaataaaaacaagagaggAAAAGCTGGAGAAAATGAGTAGGAGAACCTAGTCATACTTTAACCAGACCAAAAGAAGATCCTTAAaattctttctcctcttttttgcTAGAATGGCATCTCTGATTTGTCTGTCCAGACCTTTGAACAAGATCTGAGTCTCAGTTGCAGAGTTGTTGTGAAATCGGTTGTTTCGCTCCCTCCATATAGCGTACAGAGTTGCTTGGGCTGCTAGACGACGCAAACTTTGAGGCACAATGCGATCGTTTATATCCAGCCAGACGGTGAATGCTTCCcaagtgtgaaaaaaaaacggCCTGTAACCAAGTCTCCTAGTCACTGCAGACCAAATTTCCTCGCTGACTTCACACCGAAGAAACAGATGCTCTCTTGTTTCTCGGTACAACCCACATAAGCAGCAGTTAGGCTCAATTTGCATTCCCCATCTAACCAATCTGTCTCTAGTTGGTAGCCTATCCTGGTGCGTTAGCCACATCATGAAAGCATGTCGAGGAATACCTCCTTTAAACCAAACCTGTTCAGTCCAATGAGGTGGAACCTGTCTTGGTCTCAATATTTCCCATGACTATCTGGTAGAGAAAACTGAGAGTTCCTCTGTTCCGCATACCCATAAATACCTGTCTGGCTCATCAGTGTTAGGCGGAACATTTAttgttgtaagaaaaatatgtagttCTTCAGCCCTTGGTGATCTTGCTGGTCTGAGATTCCACCCGATCAGAGACCAAGCCTGCGCAACTTTTGCATGGATTGGAATTCCCGTTTGTGCAGGACCCGTGGGACCTAGATATTCAAGTAGCGAGCCATACGGTGTCCAGGAATCATACCAGAAGCTAAGAGTCAAGCCATTACCCAGTCTCGCCTTTAGGAAATTTCTTGCAATGTGCCTGAGGTTCAGAAGAGTCTTCCATGTCCAGGATGTAGTCTTTCTTGCATCAATGGACCAGAAGCtgacatcttttatttttgtgtttctcatCCAGATAGCCCACAAAGAGTCTGTTGCTGTAAGTAGTCTCCAGATCAATTTTAGACACAGAGTCTTATTCCACTGAGCTAAGCTTCGAAGCCCTAGTCCACCTTCTTGCTTAGGGAGAGTAAGTTTGCACCAGGCGACTCTTGCTATACCTTTGCTGTTCGCGTCCCCACCCCACAAGAAATTTATACAAAGGCTTTCTATCTTCTTTATACAACCCTTAGGCAAGATGAATGCAGACATCCAGAAGTTCAGGGTTCCATATATCACTGAGGAGAGGAGTTGGAGTCTACCCGCATAAGACAGAGCTCTGGCAGACCATGAGGTGATGCGTTGTGTGATCTTCTCAATCAGAGGTCTATATTCCGCAATTCTGAGCCTTCTGTGCATAAGTGGAAGCCCGAGATACCTGATAGGGACTGAGCCAATGTTGAAACCAAGAGAACTCAACTGAGTGGTTTCAGCGTGGCTCACACCCGCTAGGTAGAGGTCGGTCTTGGACTTGTTCATTGTTAGACCTGAGACATCTGAAAACTTCTGCAAGACTGAAGAAATATTTTCAAGGGAGTCTGGCTTACCATCGAAAAATACCATGATGTCATCCGCAAAAGCAAGGTGAGAGATCAGGGGTGTTGAGGCATTAGGATGAGGTCCAATCTGATTGTTGATGTAGCCTTGCGATAACAACCGAGAGAAACCTTCCATGGCCAGTACAAAGAGGTACGGGGAGATAGAATCCCCCTGTCTCAGCCCCTTTTCCCCTCTGAAGTAACCACATAATTCCCCATTGATGCATAGAGAGAAGCTTGCAGTGGATATGCACTGTTCAATCAAACCAATGAATTGAGCCGGAAACGCCATTGCTGTGAGGACATTTAGGAGATAATCCCACTGTACCGAGTCAAAGGCTTTTCTGAGGTCTACCTTGAGCATTCCCCTTGCGGATATGTTCTTCTGGTTATAGCCTTGGACCAGCTCTGTAGCTAGTAAGACATTTTCCACAAGAAGTCTTCCTTGAATGAACGCAGACTGATTATTTGATATTAGCTCAGGGATCACCTTTTTAAGCTTGTTAGCTAAAATCTTGGACACAATCTTATACAGGGTGTTGCAGCAAGCTATTGGCCTGAACTCACCAATTTTCTGAGCATTCGGAGTCTTGGGGATCAAGGAAAGTATAGTTGCATTCCATTGCTTCAGCAACTTTCCAGATTGGAAGAATTCGAGCACTGCTTCTGTGATTTCCTCACCTACTGTTTCCCAATGAGATATGAAAAACTCTACACAGTAACCATATGGACCCGGTGCTTTGTTTCTGGGCAGGTTGAACacaacatttttaatttctacTGGTGTGATAGGTGCGTTAAGGATCTGGAGGGCAGAGGTGGAGCACCGCTGTGGGATGAGTTCTGCGAGTTCAGCAACAGACGTTGAATAGGCTACTTTGAGAGTCTTATGCGTGTGCACTTAGAGCCAAAGATCATTAATCAAGTTGAAGCTAATCGAGAGATTGAGGAACTTAACGAATGCCTTATGAACATGATTTAAACCTTGTTCGTTTTACTCCTTAGGAATTCCTAATACCAACTTTGAGCTAGTGGTTCAGAGTTTAGCTATGATTAATTATGTTAGCCTAGCTAAATCACGACATTGAATAGGCTAGAATACATAGATGTCAAAGTTTCTCACTATATATCCTTAGCACAGCACACAATTCTATCTATACAACACTAGCTATATAGAGCATTTTCgttaagattttatttagggggtgttattggattgtggtttttaaaagagtttgatgtatttaagaatcaggtgttattcaattgggtattttaaaaaatcctttaaaatctagtgttattcaatatttatgagattttgtgtgattttggattttaacgtactttgcttctaatatatgaacaaacacaataccacacttttctcaatcatttcattttcttcttctctctatagatggatctctagcctttgacatattattgtttgatttttttttctcaatccttttatataatcacacttattcatcagatctgtattatttttgagaatttttttttgtgttctttaactttttttttttctgggttcataatctataacttttttttttggtttatgatat
This genomic window contains:
- the LOC104786819 gene encoding dof zinc finger protein DOF2.2-like isoform X2 — its product is MSTNSNNHPHHLQLQENGSLVSGHHQVLSHHFPQNPNPNHHHVDTTAATSVDPGGLNGQAAERARLAKNSQPPEGALKCPRCDSANTKFCYFNNYNLTQPRHFCKACRRYWTRGGALRNVPVGGGCRRNKKGKSGNSKSSSSSSQNKPSTSMVNVTSPTTTSNVQHQTNSQFPFLPTLQNLTQLGGIGLNLSPINGNNGNTSSGYLNDLGNFYHGGNTSGPVMGNNNNNNSNNGNNIMTSLGSANHFALFDRTMGLYNFPNEGNMGLSSNGATRVSQTAPVKMEDNHLGNISRPASGLTSPENQSNQYWTGQGLPGSSSNDHHQHLM
- the LOC104786819 gene encoding dof zinc finger protein DOF2.2-like isoform X1, which produces MVFSSVSSFLDPPINWPQSTNSNNHPHHLQLQENGSLVSGHHQVLSHHFPQNPNPNHHHVDTTAATSVDPGGLNGQAAERARLAKNSQPPEGALKCPRCDSANTKFCYFNNYNLTQPRHFCKACRRYWTRGGALRNVPVGGGCRRNKKGKSGNSKSSSSSSQNKPSTSMVNVTSPTTTSNVQHQTNSQFPFLPTLQNLTQLGGIGLNLSPINGNNGNTSSGYLNDLGNFYHGGNTSGPVMGNNNNNNSNNGNNIMTSLGSANHFALFDRTMGLYNFPNEGNMGLSSNGATRVSQTAPVKMEDNHLGNISRPASGLTSPENQSNQYWTGQGLPGSSSNDHHQHLM
- the LOC104786819 gene encoding dof zinc finger protein DOF2.2-like isoform X3, coding for MVFSSVSSFLDPPINWPQSTNSNNHPHHLQLQENGSLVSGHHQVLSHHFPQNPNPNHHHVDTTAATSVDPGGLNGQAAERARLAKNSQPPEGALKCPRCDSANTKFCYFNNYNLTQPRHFCKACRRYWTRGGALRNVPVGGGCRRNKKGKSGNSKSSSSSSQNKPSTSMVNVTSPTTTSNVQHQTNSQFPFLPTLQNLTQLGGPVMGNNNNNNSNNGNNIMTSLGSANHFALFDRTMGLYNFPNEGNMGLSSNGATRVSQTAPVKMEDNHLGNISRPASGLTSPENQSNQYWTGQGLPGSSSNDHHQHLM